The genomic region TATCCATAAAGACTGCATGGTTTTAGgggtttatttaacctttactgaTAATTCTTTAATCTCACCGCCCCTCCCCCCATATTTTCAGGGTGTAAGACTAAGGTTTTAAGACGTTCGACGTCAATAGAATTGAGCCATGTAGCCTAATTTAACGGAAACTTACCTTAAAACACTTTGAGATTATAGTACCTTGCAATCTGACTGGTAAGATAACTCAGGAAGACATTTTTCTGATAAAAGATAGTCATAGGCCATCGGGGAAAATAAGGAATTCTGGCTCCTAGCCTACTGTCCTCCAAATTTGAGCACTTACTTGTCagttgatgttttttttttctttttagtGATTGATTCATGCTGTACTTCTTAGCTAATTTAATTTGTCTGTTGGAAGCACATCCCTGGTTCTAGGGAAGCCGATCAAAGTATCTCTATCATGTTAGCATACACTCTGCTCCGGCTCAGTCTGGACACTCGGGTCCCAAACACCTTAAGAACCCTCTGTACACAAGCTCACATACACATCCTTCCGTCTGTCTTTGACACAAGCGCCAACCGGGGGTCcctttcccccttccctccttGCCAACACTGCTTGTATTTTGGGTGCAGCTAGAGTGAGACCTGCACCAGCCAAGAAACCTTGAAATGACCAACATTTTGTCCCCCCTCTTACAGAAACTCCTGGTCATCCAAGGCAAGAGTGTGGCCATGCACTACAGCAACCCCCGGCACAAGTTTGAAGACTGGCTCTGCAACACTGTAAGTTTCTGCTGTGGCTTGACTCCATATCCCACCCTGCCTACACTGTTTTCCACTTCTATCTGAAAGCTGTAGTGACAATGTTAGGCAATCAATTGTTATCTTATAGTCCAGAATGAGCTCCTGCCAAATGACTTTGAGCACATTGTTAGGTGTAGGAATGCCTGATTGCATTAGTTGCCAGTGTGAGCGTTTGGCTCAGGTAAGCACCCGATGCTGCACTGCTTTTAGTTTGCTATTCATCTGAGGCAGCGGTGTCCTGGACCTAAGTAGCTGTATTTTCAATAAAAAATGTGACCGGTTGCTTGCAGTGCGGCCTGTACAATTTCCGGAGGAGGCTGAAGTGCTTCAGGTGCGGAGCATCCAAAACTGGTAAGTAGTTCCTGAATCAGGAAGCCACTGCTTGCACCCATCTGGATGGCCTGAGACAATGCCATGGGACTACGCACAGGTGCAGGCGCAATAGAGAATACAgatacagggctctacagtgcgaccATCCTACTCTCATATGTGccaaaatattttgatgtgtgacctggaataaaaaatatatatatttgtcattGTGCTACTAAATTTCTTTGCGTGCGCCTACATTTTTTAGCTTAGAGCACATGTGCTccttgttaaaaaaaataaaacatgtccACGTAGAGCCCTGACTAATCATATTTCTTAGTATTGTGAACAAACCAGATTTAGCTGAAAACGTACGTGAGAATTGACAGGTGGATTAGCGAGGATGTCAAATCCCTGTGGAGCAGAAACATTTTCTAACTCATGTCCTGGCATTTGTCATGGGTACTGAGGGCGAGGCGACGCTAACGCCCTCCTCTCATTCTTCCTGCTTTTCCCAACAGAGTGTGAAACCAACACCACTGGAGTCCGAGAGACCCAGCAGAGCGGAGACTACTACGGCGACAGTGAGTACCTCTCCGCCGTCATGAAAATAAGTCCTGTCAGATGACCTGAGGGGGGGGTCAGAGCCAATGGGATCATTTATACTgaatgtgtgtgtcctctccagCGATCATCCTTAGGAACATCGCCCCCCTTACCACTGTGGAGGCCATCATGACTGCCCTGGCCCCCTACGCCAACCTTTCAACCAGCAACATCCGTCTCATCAAGGACAAACAGACGGGCCAGAACAGAGGCTTCACCTTCGTACAGCTTTCCTCCCCTCTGGTATGCCAGTCTTCCAGCAGAGCTCTCTCAAAAAAAATGTTTGAGTTTCTTTACAGAGCGATCTCTGTCTCTTCAGTGACTTTCCCCTTTTTCGATTGTTAATGGTCAACTGGTGCTTCTCATCCTTGGCTTGATTTAGTGGAGTCTGTATGAACTTTTCTCTGTCAGTGAAATGCGTGTTTAGTCTTAAGTGCTTTGTTGTTTCTGCATCACAGGAGGCTTCTCAGCTCCTAACTATCTTACAAGGACTGCAGCCCCCTCTCAAGCTGGATGGGAAGACCATCGGTGTGGACTATGCCAAGAGTGCCAGGAAGTGAGTGTCCCGTCACAGCGGTGTCCGTGGTTAGGTTTAAGAGGTGTCaatggttagggttatagtgttCTCAGCATAATTCCAGTGGAGGATGTCCTCAAGAGGGCATAGGGATGGAGATGTCTCCCTAATCTCTACTCTCCTTGGTCTCTTCAGGGATCTCTTGCTCCCAGACTGTAACCGGATCAGTGCCTTCTCTGTGGCCAGCacagccatcgctgctgcccagtggtcCTCCAGCCAGGTAATGCACACAAACCCACATCTCCTCACAGTCACCGGTGACGTTTTGTTTTCCCGATGCAACTTCTAACCGTCAGTGTGTTCCTTCCAAGCCACAGCAGGGTGCTGAAGGACAGCTGTCGGAGTACAGCTACCTAGAGGAGGGCTACGTTCCCTACACACAGGTACGGTGATGGTTACCCCAGTCTGTAAATACCTGGGATGCATTGCAGACGCTGCCGCTTCaatgtgtgtgactgactgtgcCCTGCTGTGTCGATAGGACTACCAGGCCTACTACCAGCAGGCAGCAGGAGACCTCTCACAGGGGAATGGAATACTGGGAGGTGAGAGGCAACGTTTGCATTCAGTGTCCATGCCTTTGTTTTAACAGCCTTCTGGTTTGAGGAGAACACGTGTAATTAAGCCTGGGTGTCTTTTCACAGCGGCGCCAGCTGCTACAGGAGTGGTGATCTCACAGGTTGCACAGGTCTACCAACCCCGACTTATCAGTCACACTGCCACACAGGTGAGTCTCTGTCTTTTAACCGATGGGGCTGGCAATACACACACCGTTGCCTTTACTGCACCACGGACAGTATGCTTGCCCTAAAGATTCCCCACAATGGCCAATTGTCTCTGCAGGCACTGCAATTGGCCCAGCAACTGGAAGCAAAACAGACCGGAGTTCACTCTGCAGCTGCAACCACTACAGCGCCGGTTTCCACAGCAACAGCGACACTCTCTGGACTGGCCACAGACACTGGTAGGAGCCTCCCTCTCCTGACTAACTGGCTCTGCAAGTTCCAGTGCAGAATGAAACATAAAAACTTAGTGGAAGGCTTTCAGATGTAAAATGATCTACTTTATTCAAGCCAGGTTTTTGATTGTTTGTAATCTTCCATGCTCTTGTCTTCATCCCCAGTTGTTCCCGACACTTCCACCTACCAGTATGACGAGTCCTCGGGCTACTACTTCGACCCTGAAACTGGCCTCTACTACGACCCAAATACCCATGTAAGTACCCACACACCGCTCAATGTTTTCTGTTGCCATTTTGAATGGTTCCACCATGCCTCATGAGTTGATTTGAAAggggtatgtgggtgtatgtgtttTTGACAGTTATCTTCTCTCCTCCAGTACTACTATAATTCCCAAACACAGCAGTACCTGTACTGGGACAGCGAGAAGCAGACTTACGTCCCTGCCTCAGCCGCCGACCAAACTGAGCAGACGGCAAACGCAGCAGCAGCTAGCAAAGAAGCTAAGGAATCCAAGGAGAGGAAACAAGAGAAGCCCAAGAGCAAGACGGCTCAACAGGTACGCAGAGGAGACCGGGATCGCTTCAGGTGTCATGGCGGTACAGCTGTATATGAGaaaacgagggggggggggggggggggcgtctacATTCTGTTGGTATCAGGACAATGTCATGAAACCCTTGTTGCTGTCAAGGGGTGTTGTATTAAAGTGTGTGTAGTTTGACTGAGTTGTCATGCTCTTTCCAGATTGCTAAGGACATGGAGCGCTGGGCGAAGAGTCTGAACAAGCAGAAGGAGAACTTCAAAAGCAGCTTCCAGCCCGTcagccaggaggagaggaaagaggccGCGGCCGCCGACGCAGGCTTCACACTCTTCGAGAAGAAGGTAGCCATTTTATGTCTATCCATGATGGCTAGAATCCTatagagcagggtttcccaaactctgtcctcgggaccccaaggggtgcacgtttttgcCCTAGCATTGCACAGCTGATTCACATCATCAAGCTGTGTAGTgatagggcaaaaaccaaaaacgtgcaccccttggagtCCCAAGGACTGAGTTCAGGGAAACGCTGCTTTAGAGGACTCATCCAGTGCCACTTTTGACTTGATGGTGTCAGATTGACGAGGTGACTTGATGGCAGTGACTAGTGTGACTTTGTAGCAGGCTGGAAGCTTGGAAATGCTCATGTCAGAAGCAGTGCAGCGCCCAGAGGAGCAGGCCCCAACCAACTCAGCCAAGGTAAGCTATTGATACTAGACTCAAATGTAAGCTCTGAAATGACAGATCATACATTTTTATCTTCCAGTCTTGTATGGTACCTACTTGGTTGGATGGTAAACTCTGGTTGTGTCCTTCCCCAGGTTGGTCTGGTGGCAGCCTACAGTGGGGACAGTGACCCAGAGGAGGGGGGTGCAGCAGAGCCGGAGCGCGATGGTGGTGAGCAGGGCCAGGATCAGCTGACAGACTGGAAGAAGATGGCCTGCCTGCTGTGTAGGAGACAGTTCCCCAATAAGGACGGCCTGGTGCGCCACCAGCAGCTCTCTGACCTTCACAAGGTGCTCATCCCTGACGCCCAGGAAGAACCCCACTTTAGTCTACTCACTAAACTGTACTCTCACTAAACTGTACTCTCACTAAAATGAACATCTATTATGTGAACCTTGGAGCTTGTTTTATATATGAATTCAGTGTGAAGGGGTTTTAATCTTTACTTGTCGTCTTTCCCCAGCAAAACCTGGAGGTCCACCGCAGATCTAAGCTGAGTGAGGCTGAGCTGGAAGAGCTGGAGAGGAAAGAGACCGAGGTGAGACTCGGACATAAAGACTGTTGGTCTAATGTTACTGATTGACTTTTGGTTAATAGAAACCCTGTTGTCAGGTTTGTTTCTACATTAATTTCCTATTTCCGTCCCTGTGAACAGATGAAGTACAGAGACCGGGctgcggagaggagagagaaatacgGCATCCCTGAACCCCCAGCACCCAAAAAGAAGAAATTCACAGCACAGCCAGCACCAGTCGTGTAAGCTGCTACTGTGCTATAATCATGCTTATTCTTATTATCATTGTTATCCAAtcatttgtatatattttattgTGTAAGAATTTTAAGATGGGCACATTCTTTCCCCACCACCCTTTTTTGCTGTGGCAATAGTATTTTGTCGGCATGTTATAAATGTATACTGATTTTCTGTGACGTGAGATTGTAACAATGATTGTGTTGTCATTTCCCACTTCTCTGCAGTAACTATGAGCAACCCACCAAAGACGGTCTGAACAGTGACAACATTGGGAACAAGATGCTGCAGGCCATGGGATGGCAGGAAGGCAGAGGTCTGGGCCGCAACCAGCAGGGCATCACTGCACCTATTGAGGTGAATCTCATCCAGTTAAAATAATTGAATAGTGCTGCTTCAACCCAAAAGCAAAACCTGTGAAGATATCTTTCATATACAACGAAGTCTGTTAAATTTTCTCGTTTAAGTGCAGAACCACGTTGTAGTGGTAACACTCCTTCACATATGCACCGGAGACCAGGGTTAAATTTTTGGGTACACTCTAACCACTTTCTCCCTCTTGCCTGTCTCCCCACCtaataatttatttatatattttatttatgatATCTTTTTTAATTATTCCAGTGTTGAATGGCTTTACTTATCTCAGACCTGCTGTCACCTCCCTACAGGCCCAGCTGAGGGCGAAGGGAGCTGGTCTGGGAACCAAAGGCAGCAGCTACGGCCTTTCTGCCTCAGACACTTACAAAGACGCTGTCCGCAAAGCCATGTTTGCCCGCTTCACTGAAATGGAGTGATTTGTCAAATATACCTGCCTCCCAAGAACAACCATATCCTACTGACCTGGTGCTATGTTCCCTGGGTTTCTGTGTGGGGGAAATCACTGTCCCCGGGCATCTTAACATCTCTCCCTACATTCATCCATAAACTGACGCCTTGAGATAAAGGGATTGTAATGGCAGCATGGGGAAGTTGCAGAGATTACATGCTTTATTAAGGGGGATTGGAGGGAAGGCCTTCCTTTGCTAAAAGATGTGCGTTTCTTTGGATTAATTTCTGAGTGCAGTCACGTTGTCATCAGTCTGCTAGAGAATAGGAAAACGGAGAAAGGACTTGTCTATTGGAGAAATGTGAAACTATGAATTATGTAGGTTATgatttgtatatattttattgTGTAAGAATTTGAAGATGGGCACATTCTTTCCCCACCCCCCCTTTTTGCTGTGGAAATAGTATTTTGTTGGCATGTAATAAATGTACAGTTTGTATGGTATGCGTTCTCATTTTGTACAGAAAATATTAAATGAGATTGATCAACCAATTCATGTGGACGTCATTGTGAATGCTGAGCATAATTCCATGACTTGTACAATCTCTAGGTTAACAAGCTGTTCAATTGCAGACTTTGCTTTAGCTCGCCCTCATACCAAACTTGGGTGTCggtcagtaaaaaaaaaactatcatTGAGAAACTCAGGTTTATAGTTTGTGGGCTCTTCAGTCTACCACCATCTTGGGTCGAACTTCTGAAGCTAGGCCCCTTCATTTGATTTCAACCTAAAGTAAATGTTTTGCAGATGCAGTCGACCCCTCTCCCTGAGTTTCCTCCCACAGGCATGGCCATTCTACCAGAATTAAGATGTAGAGTACTGCAGACTACCGGCTACCCCTTTGCCATTAGGACCTCCCTGGTGTCTCACTGTACGAGGTAAGCGACCCAGTGGAGCTAATTTACGATGTTTAGCATTGTTGAAAGGATGTGTTTCATTACAGCTCCCTTTTATTCTTCTGGATCTGACTAGATAGTTGTATTTGCTTATATCAATTGCTGTCCAATGGACTGGCTAGTGTTGCGCTGTAGTTTGAGTCTTGTTCCAAAGACTCGAGGTCCCGTTCTTCACACAGCTGGAACAAGAGCACTGACAAGTGGTAATCGTTTCGATCGAAGGCAACATTGAATTAATTACGAACGGTGCTCTTGTTGTAATCCTGTTTTTGACCGTCGGAATCGTCTTCTAAATAAGAGAACCATGTCTCCTTGTATGCAAAATAATATAACAATTTTGGAAAAGTTGTCTGACAACTGTCTTACAGTAGTGATCTATAGTGGTAGCATTCCATAGCGTTTTCTAATACAGTTCGCAGATTTGCTTAATGAAGTTGTCATTAGTTGAAGCACATAGAACTGGTTCAGTTACTGATAAACTAAAGCCAAGTCACAATGCACTATTAGAAACATGCAAGGAGCTGCTGGGGATGCTATTTAATATGAAAAAtgttaaaacatttttgcaaGGAGCTGTCTGGTAGGCATGTAATACCATTGACAGCTGTTACAAATAACCATCCCACAATAAGGAAGTGGGAGCTTAAGGTTCAGGGTCCCCCACACGATCTCCTCCTCTGCCCACTACTTTGGTGTGCAGGACCCACAAAAGCAAACCAATATaaatttcccccccaaaaatcaaaAAGACAAGCAGGAATTACATTaaaatgcatgcatgcatacatactaAAAACAACTAGATTTGTCATATGGCTGGCGATCAGGAGCACCTTTCCTTGTATATGAAAATCTGGCCCATACCTCTTAACACGAGTTACTTGGTCCCACTTATCAGTAAAATCTTGAGACCTCTTACTTTCTTTAGCAATCAATCCTAGTGTATAATAGTGTTTGACAGTTATTTTGAAAGAATCCAGTACTAACACATTTGTTTTCTGAGTAATTTTTTAAAAAATCTATCCTTCCCCAGCAGAATCAAGAGATTGTATATCGTGTTGCATCTGTCCTTTAGTCACCCAATACAACCTTATGTAGAGATAATAAAATTGTGTAAAACAGGGAGTAAACACGTTACACATTCTGGTATTGTACATCCTCCACTTCCACATGACGACAATAGCACTAAAGTGATTCTTCGATAATCCATATTTGCAACATCTTGTTAGTAGCCAGAAATGTGGACAATATCTTCAACTGAAATGTTTGGATAGTGGAGTCTGTTTTATAAATCAAACCAAACTAAATCCCTTTGCAAGGGATGGGAGTATCAAACTGCTGTAAGAGTGGAATCTGTTTGGGTTGGCAGACAATTTATTTTCCGAAATGAAAATTGTACATGTCTATTGATTTTTCTCTAGTTAACCATCTGTGAGATTTAATGAGGTCTAAAGAAATAAAGTATTTTATTTCCCATAACTTTTTCTTCCCTTCTGTTAGAATTTCTGCAAGTAACTGATTGTAATTATGATTTGTacatagtgtacaaaacattaggaacacctgctctttccatgacatactaaccaggtgaaagctatgatcccttattgatgtcacttttaAAAACCtctcaaatcagtgtagatgaaggggaagagactggttaaagaatgatttttaattgagacatggattgtgtgtgccattcagagggggaatgggcaagacaaaagattgaagtgcctttgaatggggtggGGTCgtcggtgccaggtgcaccggtttgagtgtcgaaactgcaacgctgctgggtttttcacactcaacagtttcctgtgtgtatcaagaatgtccatcacccaaaggacatccagccaacttgacacaattgtaggaagcattggagttaactgtggaatgcttttgacgcCTTGTAGTGCCCACGCCCTGACGAATTTAgtctgttctgagagcaaaaggggtgcaaactcaatattaggaaggtgttcctaatgttttctacactgtGTAGTATCCCCATACATTGTGCATTGTGtgttttaaatcaaataaaattccCATTACTATCAATGatttaaaatacaaaaaaataacatCCCCTTTTCCAGACACTCTTATCAGTAAATTTGAATTCAACCACATGATTAGGCTCTGAATTTCTGTAATTCTTTCTGGGGGATGGCTGTGGTTTTGGACAGGTCGTTCCAGGTGTGTTattagggagagagatggggtgggggtcAAGATGGACAAAGCTTGAAAGAGGAGTTTACAGGTCAGATGCTGCACCTATCCCTCAGCAGATGGAGATTTTCTCTTATCAAAGTAACCCAGTAAATAATCTGATCTGTTTAAAATCATTGGCTCTCAATGTAGGTGGGGATTTCAACTTTGTTGGAGTGCACAAATGGTGATTGGTGATTTATTGAAAAGGACGAGACTGCACATCCGACTGTTCTGGACCTTTCTTCTCGACAGCTAAATGTCCCAAAGCTTCTGTGCATGTGTGGGATTCTCTGCTTTACTCAGGCTCTGCTCTACTTGTAGAGAACCTCCCGTGTGCATTTCCCACTGTCAATTGTGAATGATACTTTTTTTTTTGTGAGTTTTACCGGTGAAATGTCCATCTGCATGCCAACtatttgatctcaatcagtttcatggggataTGCTTCTAAAATTGAATaagaattgtttttgtttttttgtcttatttggtTCTGTTATGTAGAGTACTATCATTATCTGATCCTGCAGATATTGATAAAGCTTTGATCTATTAAAAGGGCACCGTATGCCAGTGTAGCCTGTTCTCAACGAGTAGAGAATCTCCCACATATGCAGAAGCTTCGGGACTTTTAGCTGCAGCCTGGTCTcatggatttacatttactatgttacgtctagtctgagACACTAAAATGAGTGTGATAATTAGGACAGGAGGGTGCTGAGGGCCAAGCTGGCGGCAGGGCCCAGGTGGCAGCTGTTAGTGCTCTGTAGAGAGGTCTGGTGGTGGGGAGCAGCAGGGGGCGGGGTTGCCTCAGACTGGATCATCCTGCTTGGATTCTGCCGCCTCAGTATTTATACCTGTCGGGTAAAACCAGAGGAGATTAAGAACCACGATCTCCTCTGGTCTTGACCACATGCAGCTCCCAGACAGTTACTGCATGAGGCTCACAGCCTGGGTAGGTCCAGAATCCTGGTGACTGAAGTTAAGTTGCTGCCCCTTGTCATTATCTCTTAATGTTTTCTTAAGTGTCTTAATATCTGGATGTCTCATTTAGTTATTTCATTTGCGACAGTTTTGCATGTATTTGCAAGAAGCCATGGCTTACTCACCAATATAATTGTAAATAGCCTGTCTATTGCATTATTCATTGTTGATCACTAACTACCAATAGATGTTTCTTAGGGCATATGACTGCCATGAATCTTTTTGTGTGAAGATTACCCAATTTGTACAACAGGGAAGCAATGGTATtccttaacacttttttgggatcggtgtcccttccacgggactgttgagctaacgtaggctaatgcgattagcatgaggttgtaagtaacaagaacatttcccaggacatagacatatctaatattggcagaaagcttaaattctgcctcccgggtggcgcagtgctcTAAaggactgcatctcagtgctagctgtgccactaaagactctgggtttgagcccaggttctgtcgcagccggccgtgacagggaggtccatggggcgacgcaaaattggcctagcgtcgtccgggtcagggagggtttggccggtagggatatcattGTCTcagctaggtgtacggtgtttcctccgacacattggtgcggctggcttccgggttgtatgcacgctgtgttaagcagtgcggcttggttggtttgtgtttcggaggacggtctctcccgagtccgaacgggagttgtagtgatgagatgacagtaattactaacaattggataccacgaaaaagggggtaaaaagagcttaaattcctgttaatctaactgcactgtccaatttacagtagctattacagtgaaagaatccATGctattgttatattctcctacattccttacacatttccacaaacctcagtgtttcctttcaaatggtaacaagaatatgcatatccttgcttaagggcctgagttacaggcagttagatttgggtatgtcattttacacgaaaattgaaaaaaggggcgaATCCCACTCTAATTTGTATAGTAATTTCCCATTTTAAGGAGGAGTGCAGTGCCAGACAATCATTGTGATTTGGTGTGTCATCGTGACCGTCACGGTTGGTCTTTTCACAGGTCATCCGGAGTGTGTGTATGTCGTGAAGACAAACAGTGAGCGAGAGAATTCAATAAGCTACTGACGGTTCTCTATATCAGTCAATGATGGCGTAGAGAAAGAcgctcagacaaacacacaagtAACTTAGCCTTTTTCTTTCTCTATAATACCTCAATTGTTTTCTTTCTCCATCCCTATTCCAATAGTTACATCAGCAGTTCAGTGAAGGGGATCAAGGCTGCTTGTTTGATCTCACTGCTTGTTTGAGTCACTGTTGTTTTTGGCATCACTCTGTGAATTTGAGAGAGCTTTCAGTTAATACGTGATAGGGCATTTTGATAAGGCATTTACTATTCACATAGGGCCCGATTCAGACTTAGAAAATGTACACCTTTCCTACGCATTTCTCAgaagttggtattcagacttagcTTATCCAGGTGTGTAACATGCTTTGCAGGTGTGGTTCCCTTGTGtactgaaaaccctcccacttgctggccaactgATTTTATCAGACTCACTAGAATACATAGAGAGAACTGTTTCAGAATATAGAGATCAATTAAAGCAAGACATGCATATTGGTCTCTGTTTCAGCACCAAAGgggtagatttaaaaaataatgtattattatttaggCCCATTTTGAGGTTAGGAAATATGTTTGAATCATTACCGAAACAGGTTTGGTGAGCTTTAACGCACAAAATATATTGATGAATCCAAAATGTAtgtttgattcatcctgaaagttgtcATAGTCAAATTCAATCCATGAAATATTGGGGGTGGAAAAAAGGTAGAGTATAACCCAGGTATTTCAGCAGTGCATTGCACACTACACTATAATTCTAAATGGTAGCACATAGTGACTCTTTCCCACTTCATCCTATTGAAGCACACTGGCTGATGGAGAATGATGTGGCTTTTATAGCCACATCCATATATGATTTGGATTTACCTTCCAACATAAATTGTCAAATtgatatatttatataaaaatataGAAATGAACAGTTTTCAGAAGTTATCAAACTATATATGAACTACATAATTTTGGTTCAGTAGTTACTAGTTTTGAGCAGTTTGATTAAGTGATAGTTAAGtgtattgttaaaaaaaaagatGCCTAGATGAAATATGTATCTAAATTGAAAGTGATTTGGTGCACTGAACAAGTGGCCTAAACAACATCAATCAATTCCGTGAACTCAGACTTTGAGGTTATCGACAAAGTCTAatcttttgggggccctaagcgagatttggttgggacacccccccccccctctccccatctacattttacatttgagtaatttagcagacactcgaATCTAGAGTGACATACAGGAGAAATTAGGGTTTTGTGCCTTGCTCAGGACACATTGACCGATTATTCATTGGAGGTCAGGGCTCTTTGGTTCGTGCTGTGTGTTCCCAGTTGTTTTTTGATCATGATAGCTGGCTCGATCAATTCCACCCCTTGATATGACATGACTGTTAGGGAAAGACATCtactattatttttatttttttaaatgttttttattaaccCTTCCCTTCGGATGACacaactttctttttttttttacatattttctgctacatatacataaaGATGAGAACCTTTCCTATGAGTatt from Oncorhynchus kisutch isolate 150728-3 linkage group LG5, Okis_V2, whole genome shotgun sequence harbors:
- the LOC109890861 gene encoding RNA-binding protein 5-B isoform X1; its protein translation is MGADKRVSRTERSGRYGGNNQGRGERRERGDQEREHVTRRWGEERRIERYDGGEHRGNRASPEQRDRKRRNNDGAEEGYHSDGDYPEQDYRGEPGEEKESKTIMLRGLSLHVTEGDIRAALDQLEGPQPIDIRLMKKRTGISRGFAFVEFYHLQDATRWMETNQKLLVIQGKSVAMHYSNPRHKFEDWLCNTCGLYNFRRRLKCFRCGASKTECETNTTGVRETQQSGDYYGDTIILRNIAPLTTVEAIMTALAPYANLSTSNIRLIKDKQTGQNRGFTFVQLSSPLEASQLLTILQGLQPPLKLDGKTIGVDYAKSARKDLLLPDCNRISAFSVASTAIAAAQWSSSQPQQGAEGQLSEYSYLEEGYVPYTQDYQAYYQQAAGDLSQGNGILGAAPAATGVVISQVAQVYQPRLISHTATQALQLAQQLEAKQTGVHSAAATTTAPVSTATATLSGLATDTVVPDTSTYQYDESSGYYFDPETGLYYDPNTHYYYNSQTQQYLYWDSEKQTYVPASAADQTEQTANAAAASKEAKESKERKQEKPKSKTAQQIAKDMERWAKSLNKQKENFKSSFQPVSQEERKEAAAADAGFTLFEKKQAGSLEMLMSEAVQRPEEQAPTNSAKVGLVAAYSGDSDPEEGGAAEPERDGGEQGQDQLTDWKKMACLLCRRQFPNKDGLVRHQQLSDLHKQNLEVHRRSKLSEAELEELERKETEMKYRDRAAERREKYGIPEPPAPKKKKFTAQPAPVVNYEQPTKDGLNSDNIGNKMLQAMGWQEGRGLGRNQQGITAPIEAQLRAKGAGLGTKGSSYGLSASDTYKDAVRKAMFARFTEME
- the LOC109890861 gene encoding RNA-binding protein 5 isoform X3 produces the protein MGADKRVSRTERSGRYGGNNQGRGERRERGDQEREHVTRRWGEERRIERYDGGEHRGNRASPEQRDRKRRNNDGAEEGYHSDGDYPEQDYRGEPGEEKESKTIMLRGLSLHVTEGDIRAALDQLEGPQPIDIRLMKKRTGISRGFAFVEFYHLQDATRWMETNQKLLVIQGKSVAMHYSNPRHKFEDWLCNTCGLYNFRRRLKCFRCGASKTECETNTTGVRETQQSGDYYGDTIILRNIAPLTTVEAIMTALAPYANLSTSNIRLIKDKQTGQNRGFTFVQLSSPLEASQLLTILQGLQPPLKLDGKTIGVDYAKSARKDLLLPDCNRISAFSVASTAIAAAQWSSSQPQQGAEGQLSEYSYLEEGYVPYTQDYQAYYQQAAGDLSQGNGILGAAPAATGVVISQVAQVYQPRLISHTATQALQLAQQLEAKQTGVHSAAATTTAPVSTATATLSGLATDTVVPDTSTYQYDESSGYYFDPETGLYYDPNTHYYYNSQTQQYLYWDSEKQTYVPASAADQTEQTANAAAASKEAKESKERKQEKPKSKTAQQIAKDMERWAKSLNKQKENFKSSFQPVSQEERKEAAAADAGFTLFEKKAGSLEMLMSEAVQRPEEQAPTNSAKVGLVAAYSGDSDPEEGGAAEPERDGGEQGQDQLTDWKKMACLLCRRQFPNKDGLVRHQQLSDLHKQNLEVHRRSKLSEAELEELERKETEMKYRDRAAERREKYGIPEPPAPKKKKFTAQPAPVVNYEQPTKDGLNSDNIGNKMLQAMGWQEGRGLGRNQQGITAPIEAQLRAKGAGLGTKGSSYGLSASDTYKDAVRKAMFARFTEME
- the LOC109890861 gene encoding RNA-binding protein 5-B isoform X4, giving the protein MGADKRVSRTERSGRYGGNNQGRGERRERGDQEREHVTRRWGEERRIERYDGGEHRGNRASPEQRDRKRRNNDGAEEGYHSDGDYPEQDYRGEPGEEKESKTIMLRGLSLHVTEGDIRAALDQLEGPQPIDIRLMKKRTGISRGFAFVEFYHLQDATRWMETNQKLLVIQGKSVAMHYSNPRHKFEDWLCNTCGLYNFRRRLKCFRCGASKTECETNTTGVRETQQSGDYYGDTIILRNIAPLTTVEAIMTALAPYANLSTSNIRLIKDKQTGQNRGFTFVQLSSPLEASQLLTILQGLQPPLKLDGKTIGVDYAKSARKDLLLPDCNRISAFSVASTAIAAAQWSSSQQGAEGQLSEYSYLEEGYVPYTQDYQAYYQQAAGDLSQGNGILGAAPAATGVVISQVAQVYQPRLISHTATQALQLAQQLEAKQTGVHSAAATTTAPVSTATATLSGLATDTVVPDTSTYQYDESSGYYFDPETGLYYDPNTHYYYNSQTQQYLYWDSEKQTYVPASAADQTEQTANAAAASKEAKESKERKQEKPKSKTAQQIAKDMERWAKSLNKQKENFKSSFQPVSQEERKEAAAADAGFTLFEKKQAGSLEMLMSEAVQRPEEQAPTNSAKVGLVAAYSGDSDPEEGGAAEPERDGGEQGQDQLTDWKKMACLLCRRQFPNKDGLVRHQQLSDLHKQNLEVHRRSKLSEAELEELERKETEMKYRDRAAERREKYGIPEPPAPKKKKFTAQPAPVVNYEQPTKDGLNSDNIGNKMLQAMGWQEGRGLGRNQQGITAPIEAQLRAKGAGLGTKGSSYGLSASDTYKDAVRKAMFARFTEME